The following proteins are co-located in the Hevea brasiliensis isolate MT/VB/25A 57/8 chromosome 11, ASM3005281v1, whole genome shotgun sequence genome:
- the LOC110670298 gene encoding mechanosensitive ion channel protein 10-like, with translation MYNGADCCIPMPNGKDDQNKKGWKFYTFFVGSIVFSCIIFGLLIASLKVDRLQNCKIWDFELWKWCVLLLVVLCGLTVYLFLLAVESLIIEKFLSEVVVYYFHGLKKSVLVFICLALVFLAWGLLFDRGDNKQNEDKKKTVNVATRGIGGCLIGAALWLFKTLSVNLAASFHMKNLFEKIKAADRSRKIFESISMKEKPEGGTMKYTTTELFDAIRNKKLPNLCYEEEEITDENRAANAANEIFKKFERGDDERYIDKKDLLEYIPADEDDYKHFKAVAEKKQDGSEQIKRSVFRSWVVSFYNSYDSVNSALKQRKTAVDELDKLASVIAVVVIIIGWLLFMEYLSTKVLVFISSQFLLVVFMFGNTAKTIFEAIVFVFIMHPFDVGDRCVIDGIQMIVDEMEILKTTFLKYDNEKIYYPNSVLATKPISNLYRSPSMWDSFEFAIDLHTSKEKIKNLQDRIKEYMEGNPRRWSPASHSLQFKEIEDMNKLKVALYFKHTINFHDVGKRCKRRSELVLRMKEIFENLDIKYYPLPQEVQIGK, from the exons ATGTATAACGGAGCAGATTGTTGTATCCCGATGCCAAATGGCAAGGATGATCAGAACAAAAAGGGCTGGAAATTTTACACCTTCTTCGTTGGGTCAATTGTGTTTTCGTGCATTATTTTTGGGCTTTTAATCGCTAGCTTAAAAGTGGATAGATTGCAAAATTGTAAGATTTGGGATTTCGAATTATGGAAATGGTGTGTGTTACTATTGGTTGTTCTGTGCGGACTGACTGTGTACCTGTTCCTACTTGCTGTGGAGTCGTTGATTATTGAGAAGTTCCTTTCCGAGGTTGTGGTTTATTACTTTCATGGATTAAAGAAGAGTGTTTTGGTTTTTATTTGTCTGGCTTTGGTCTTTTTAGCTTGGGGTTTGCTGTTTGATCGTGGGGATAATAAGCAAAACGAGGATAAAAAGAAGACTGTAAATGTTGCTACTAGAGGTATTGGCGGTTGTCTCATTGGAGCTGCTCTATGGTTATTCAAAACTTTGTCAGTTAATCTTGCAGCTTCTTTCCATATGAAGAATTTGTTTGAGAAAATTAAAGCGGCAGACCGTAGTCGTAAGATCTTTGAATCCATTTCAATGAAGGAAAAGCCCGAAGGCGGCACAATGAAGTACACAACAACAGAGTTATTTGATGCGATTCGGAATAAAAAGCTGCCTAATCTCTGCTATGAGGAAGAAGAAATCACAGATGAGAACAGAGCAGCGAATGCTGCTAATGAGATTTTCAAGAAATTTGAACGTGGTGATGATGAAAG ATACATTGACAAGAAAGACTTACTGGAATACATACCTGCTGATGAGGACGATTATAAGCATTTCAAGGCAGTTGCAGAGAAAAAACAGGACGGAAGTGAACAGATCAAGAGATCAGTTTTCAGGAGTTGGGTG GTTTCATTTTACAACAGCTATGACTCTGTGAACAGCGCCTTGAAACAAAGGAAAACGGCTGTTGACGAGTTGGACAAATTGGCTTCCGTGATTGCGGTTGTTGTTATCATTATAGGGTGGTTGCTTTTCATGGAATATTTAAGCACCAAAGTACTCGTCTTCATATCTTCTCAATTCCTACTTGTAGTTTTCATGTTTGGAAACACTGCCAAGACTATATTTGAAGCCATCGTGTTCGTATTTATCATGCACCCCTTTGATGTTGGCGATCGGTGTGTTATTGATGGTATACAG ATGATTGTTGACGAGATGGAAATACTAAAGACGACCTTTCTGAAATATGATAATGAAAAGATATACTATCCGAATTCAGTTTTAGCTACCAAACCAATTAGCAACTTATACAGGAGTCCATCAATGTGGGATTCtttcgaatttgctattgatctTCATACTTCAAAGGAGAAAATTAAGAATTTACAAGATCGCATCAAAGA GTACATGGAGGGCAATCCCAGGCGCTGGAGTCCTGCTAGTCACAGCCTGCAGTTCAAGGAGATAGAGGATATGAATAAATTGAAAGTGGCTCTCTATTTCAAACACACCATAAACTTTCATGATGTTGGAAAGAGGTGCAAACGAAGATCCGAGCTTGTCTTGAGGATGAAAGAAATTTTTGAAAATCTTGATATTAAATATTATCCATTGCCTCAAGAAGTTCAGATTGGGAAATAG